The proteins below come from a single Rosa rugosa chromosome 2, drRosRugo1.1, whole genome shotgun sequence genomic window:
- the LOC133728375 gene encoding agamous-like MADS-box protein AGL29: MGRRKIEMKKVMDSSSRQVTFSKRRTGLFKKAHEIATLCGAEVAIVVFSPGGKPFSFGNPNVDSVADRFLNQEEEDNTDDRGVRRSGKVVERLNQQLADVVKNLEAEKKRGEVIAKALVKAETKWGLPIQERSQGELVKVKQSLEELRESVKTRESDMEASSSLLLLANKPVKETKKTVAKSG, from the coding sequence ATGGGGAGGAGAAAAATTGAGATGAAGAAGGTGATGGACAGCAGCTCCAGGCAGGTGACTTTCTCCAAGCGCAGAACTGGACTTTTTAAGAAAGCTCATGAGATTGCTACCCTCTGTGGTGCTGAGGTGGCCATCGTTGTTTTCTCTCCCGGAGGCAAGCCCTTCTCATTTGGTAACCCAAATGTGGACTCAGTAGCAGACAGGTTTCTAAATCAGGAGGAAGAGGACAACACTGATGATCGTGGTGTTCGTCGTTCTGGAAAAGTAGTGGAGAGGCTAAACCAACAGCTCGCCGATGTTGTGAAGAATTTGGAGGCTGAGAAGAAAAGGGGTGAGGTGATTGCTAAGGCACTAGTGAAAGCAGAAACGAAATGGGGGCTTCCAATCCAGGAGAGGAGCCAAGGTGAGCTTGTAAAAGTGAAGCAGTCGCTTGAGGAGTTGCGCGAGAGTGTGAAGACAAGAGAGAGTGACATGGAGGCATCGTCTTCTTTGCTGCTCCTGGCAAACAAGCCGGTGAAAGAGACTAAGAAGACTGTTGCTAAAAGTGGCTGA